The window tttttttcatttactaggacacatttctcaaaacttAGTTCACTTTTTCTCCATGCAGATCGCCTTACCAGCTGGCAGCTTTGCACATCCAAAATGCACTAAAACAACCAAAATACTTCATATGTGTCTCAAATCAAGTCATTCTTACATAAGAGTAGCAAAAGTTGTCACCTAACAAGCACACTTTGTCACTCACAAAACAGTGatctaaaaacagtaataatagtGTAATTTGAAAGGCATAGTCATTGAATGCATCTAGTGCCAAAGCAATGGAAAAACCTAATTTGCATTTTAACCAAATAACAAATgaatcattgaaaaaaaaaaaaaatgctgttgtttagcaacacacacacaaaaacattttgccTTCTGAGTCATTTAGTATAAGGCTGACTCTTACCGTTCCAACATAGGGGTAGCTCTCCTCTGAATCAATGCCTTGGTTGTCTCTGACGTATCTGAAGGCATTTGTCATATATCCTCCACCACATCCATCATTGTCAGTCACACAGTCCACCAGGTTCTGAGGACTGAGGTCCACCAGCTGACCTTTGGTCTTCTTCAGCTGACCTTCCAAAGCCCCAACAGAGCTAAAGGCCCAGCATGAGCCGCATGAACCCTGAGGAGAGCGAGAGACAAAAAACACTGAAGACAACCTAAAACACTTGTATACTGGTGGAGAAATAATCTTTTTGACCACTCGATGGCGCTTAAGTACAGTGATAACTATAGTTTGCTTGAAACAACAGATTATATGGATCATAGTTAGATGATAACCCTCATTCTGTGGAAAAGTGTGTGAAAGCACTTGAGGATGAGGATAGGGTTGATTGTGTGAGAGTTTCTCAGAATGaggaaatattatggaaatattttgttatttcctCACTTGGTTCTTGACAGAAGTGACGTATCCCATTTTACGGTAGTCAATTGATTTGGGCAACTTCTCCACCGTGTCATCAGGCAAATATGTGTTAGTTGGGTCCCGGTACATGGGCATTTGAAGTCCCATGACTTTCTCTGCCACTTCTTCTAGTGTCTGCAGAGAGACAAGCATTAGACAAAAACTTGATTCAAATAGCTGATTAAACCTCAAAAATCAAGTCGGATCTAGTTTCCGTAAACATGCCTAATACATATGTTGTTGATGGAACATTGCGGTTGTCACATCTCTGCAAACAGGTTTAACAAGATTGTGACATCTTAAACTTAAAGGGGCAGGATCACACTTATGCAGATGTTTTCCAACATATAAGACTGGCAAATGTTTgtaaaacaatgcattaaacattttacagtagCAAAATATTAGCAGATTGAATTAGGGCACTTACCATATCTCCAAAATGGTTCATGCCCAAATTATAGGTATGAATCCCCAGTTCGTACTCTTTGTTATGGGCTTCAATAAACAGCATGTTCTTCTCCCAAATCGCCCTTCGAATAGACTCTTCATCCTGTTCACCAAAAAACACACATGTAAACACTTGGTTCAAGTGCTTGGTTCTCAAACTATATATAAACCACCAGATGATGATACATTACATGACCCTGAACTTTATAATAATTAGAATAATAGAGGACTAGTATTTTATCCagaagcaacggtttgaagtATATCTTGAATATCTTGATGGATTTTTTTGCTTCACAAAGAGTTAATTGTTGTACTGGAGTCATGatgattattgtaatgtttttatcagctgtataaactcattctgatggcacccattgaCTGCAGGGGATCCATTGATGAGgaaatgatgtaatgctaaatttctccaaatctctttcaatgaacaaacaaactcatctacgtcTTGGATGGCCTATGGGTGAGTAAATTGTCAGCACATTTTCATCTTTTAGTTGAACTATTTTTAATGCATCTAATCTTTATAATGCATGGCACCTTAAAGTCAGGATTTAGGTGGAATTTGCACCTATTACTTAAAACTCTATAAAGATCCTAAGGCAGTAagattttctcttcttttttataTACTGAGCTGCAGTGCATGTAAAAACACAGCCCTCTTAGAAAGGGACTTAGCCAGTACTTTCCAATCAATGTAGTCATAAAAATACAAGCTTTTTTTCCCAGAGAAGGGAGAAACAGGTGTCTTTTTCATTAAAACACTAACCCAATCTAGTTAATTAACTCTTTTGACACCCTAAGGAAACAAATGTTGTATTGTCTTCATAGGCTGTTACTCACCAGGCCATTGTACTCCCTCCTGTGGGTGAGTTTCCAGCTTTCCCATGCCTCATCCAGTGTGAGATTCTCCAGAGTGTGAGCTAGTCCACACCACACCACCACGAGTAGGGTAATTCCACCAAACGCATACATTATGCCCTGATAAACAGACCTACAGTCAGAGGTGTAAAACCACACAGTAAACTACAGCACGCCAGCGGCGCTCTTGCAACGTACTCGGCGTGTTAACTGTAAACCACAAACAAAAACGAGTGAAACTTCACCGCAGTCAAACTTATTCAGTCAGTTCAGAGAAATAAGGATTAAGTGGTGATTTCTGAAATGAGCTAGAAGAAAGTTACCgtgttattatatttttcaaaacttGTTAACGGTTTCGTGAAGAATTAAAAGAAAGCGAAAGTGATTGCAACAAAGCTGCACCCACAACTAAAAATGTTTCGAATTTTCatagcctacttttttttttttacaggtatTAAAACAGCCTTTTACCACACTTTACATATAAACAATGCAAACAATTTCAGAcgagttaaaaagaaaaacggTGCGGATGAGGAACCTCGGTTACCTGGATGATTTCCAGAAGTTCAGAACAAAAGATGAATGCTGGTATGAAACTGGGTTAGTGGACGACCTCTTTATATGCTGAAGTTTTGAGGAAGTGTTGCGGGAAAAGGAGGAAGACCTGCTTCATCTGGAATCGTTTAAACACCAGCTCAGAGCGATGATGTCAGGAGTCAGGTTACAGATTTAGGAAAAGTGGGAAGTTGGGAATAGTTTGTGTCCTATACCAAGGTCGTGGAAAGAGATTtgtatttgaaatgaaaattaaatgtacTAAAGCCACTACCAACAACAgaaatgataatattttagaGATACCTTATAATATTTTCAGCTTTAAATGATGTGAAATCATTTGCATATACAGTTGCCAGGAAAGCAAATTTGCAGGCAGTAGCAGTTCCTATGCGtccattattttttacataacaACCATTAGTTTTACATAATGCATTTGCTGCAGCTTTTCCTTTATGCTCCAAAACTGATTAAATTCTCTCTAAAGTCTTGGGAATTGCTTACTGACAGCAGTTTTTGATTCTTGCCATTGAttctcattagcatttaaactTTTAAGCAGGCTAGATGGTCTTAGTCACACTAAGAAAAGAAACAGTCCACCCAGCTTTTCAGGGAATTTTTTTGTTGTGATCCTGCAAAAGGACGGATGCAATTAAGTGATGCACATTTTCTTATCTTGGAGACTGTAACCTTCTGTACATTCATCAGCTCacattttcagctgtttttgCTGGCATAAATAAAGGACATATGACTTCAAACTCCACTGTTTTGATGGTATCGATAAATCTCTTTCTAAGCTTCGTTCTCCTAGGGCCATGTTAGCTTGTCATGAACGCTTCCGCTTGTTAGTCAACAACCTGAGTTCCCTGTGCAGTGTGTCACTGCATGATGTCTATGTGAAAATTGTCCCATGATGTCTACTGTATAGGCATGCGGTCAGCACTAAGATATAAATGTATGTCGAGGAAAGTCCCCTAGTGTTAGGTGTTCATGCTATGTGCAGATTACTCACAAACATACAAGCAAACCCATAAATATCACAGGCCAAAAGCAGCGCAGCCTGCTGACATGGTGACAAGCATGAGAAGACTAAATTTAAGAAtgtattcagttttgtttatgggaaacaaacaaaaaaaaaaacagtgtgtCCCAAATGTATTCATCTTAAAAACTGGGGTTGGATTAGCCAGATTTGCACAAATTGTTTGTGGAACACATTTGCTATTAATTTCAATCTATTGCACATTATTCACCAAATGTACAaactattcaataaaataacaccccagtaaaaataactttttttttcagtgtagcaaGATACTTCAGATACTTACTGTGCATCTCATTTACTGCAGTTTCTCAGTAAAACACAATGTTCATTGGAATTAATTtgatattattacatattaaactGCAATACCTAAAAGGAAGGATTGACTTTGACCGGATACATTAAATGATTGAAGCATTTTTTGGTAATACACACCTGCTCATTCATGCTTTAGAAAACTTTTGGCTTTTTTATCGTTCATCTGATCCTGATCAGAAGcagcattgtgtgtgtgtgtgtgtgtgtgttcaagtgTGTTTTTGCTACAGCATTAAAGATTATGCCTTATATATCGCTTTTAAAAATTTGTGAGTGATACTGTCGGTGTgaacacaattacatttttgtgaaatttttttGTACAATAAACAAAGAATTAACACTACAAACAAATgctcaaataaacacaaaacactgCAATGCAATCATATGAACctgattaaatatgaaatatcaggtgttaatttaaatacattattgttgtattaatataaatttaaatagctCCAGCATGACAAATGTTCAGTCACAttacacagcaaaaaaaaaaaaaaaaaaaccctcctcCTTTACTCAGCTAGCTGTTAGCAGCAAACTCTACATCTGTTTCCTGTTACTTTACATTCCAGTCTAACCACAAAACTGAAGAAACCCAGAATGCCTTGCTACAGTCATATGTCTGCTCCCATGACTGTCACGAGACTTTTGattcaaagtgttttttttttttacagtttattgtTCAGACTGAGAGCTACATAGCCATGCATCAAACTTCCCTTTTTTGGGCACTATTGTATATTTCCTAAACACTACCTAGTCTGGACACACTTAAATACCTATTTTTCACATGAAATAGTAAATCAATACTATAAATTAACACAAATGGCAGGTGACTATAAGATGTTTAACAAATCAAGACTATTAAATGAGCTTAACACTCTGGATTTCTTTCAACCAGCCTCATGagatgcattctgggatttcATCGTGATTCCATGAGCAAATATTTGCATGCGATTCCATATGggcaaatattttaatttaactttttaataggagtttttaattcatatttttaggattttcaaagcttaatattatattctatattttaattatattatattatgagtAAAAAGTGCTGAAGCAGAGGCACTCCATTCATAAATCGCATCACATGAGCTTGTTTCTGTTTTCCCAGTGCCACCATCATTGATGCACAGATGTCCACATGCTGGGGATTAGGGTTGAGACACAGAGGCCTGGCAAAATATACATTATTGCAGTGTGACAACCAGTCTTTGAAGAGCAAGTGCACATTCACAATTTCAAAACTGTCCCATCTGCCACGTGCACAGGGATCTGAGGGTTTGTGATGGCAGGATTTGACCAATACAAATCAGTGTGCAGACCGTCTTACTCTAAGCCAAGGTCAGTACGGCATTTATAAAGGCAGGTCAAGAGATTGTTATGTCAGTGTATACACagaaaaatagagagagagagagagaaatattcaGCTGGGAATGATGTAGTAGATTTCAGAAGGTTGTGCTGGGATACGAGATAAACATCCTTTGACAAtcctttttaaatgtacaacaAACAGCAGTAAGGCTTTGTTTACAACatggaaggaaaaaaaactaaaagcaaaTAATCCCAGTTCCTGGCTTTATACCAAGACCAAGCTCTGCAGAAGACATTttagaaaaaagagaaaacggtacactttacttaaagcctttatatataatgcattataaaaaatgttttaatgcattaattatgccttgtaaggcaccttataatgcattgtacaatcaCGTGAATAATTGTAActacagttaatacattataacacttatcaattcattgttaccCTATGCATATTAAATTGGGTTTTAATTATTGACGACAAGATATATTACgatgcacattatgaataattataatgcattataccctttaataaccctttataatgcattatatacaaAGGCTACATCTGTggttataatttaatatttaatatagatTAATGGacaaagtttaaatattttaaggctaaatatacacataaatatcTAAAGATAGGTACATATGGTACATTCaaagatattttaagaattGCTAGCTTAAGCTGAATATGCAAACATGCAAGGACAAATAGTTTCTGAAACAAAAATGGGCAACACAGCAACACACATAGGCATTCAGCTCCAGTCTTTTATCtcagattttagatttttttttgcataaataaataaagatattatattatattatattaatacttGATATTATATGATATCACTGGTAACTAGACTGCAGTACGATGAAAAGACAAAGGGTTTGGCAAAATAGGCCAGTCTTGTTGTGATGTATTACTTTCATGAAGTTTAAAGCTATTAAATGAGGATAAAGGTGAATGTTTCCTATATTAGAGACGTTTCTGCTCTCAGTCCCTTccttcatttgaaatgttttcccTCTAGTGGCCAGATTTAATTAAAATCCTACAGGCAATGTGGAGGGTGTCACTGTTCTCCCAAACCACTAAAGTGTGCTACTCCAGTGCAGGTATCTCTGTTTCCATTTGACTTGCTCTACCAACGGGTTGTAACAGAAGTAAACAAGCATGTGGCAATATATCTAAATCCATTAGGGAACATCCTTATGATGATTGTGAGCAAATGGATGCAGTGTCTAGGCATGACTTGCCTGATTCATTGTTTTTGAGACTAAATATCACACCTCTGTTATTCATTTGTACAATGGGGCCAGAATTAACACTTATGGTTCATTGGGTGCAATATCTGTCCTCCTCACACAAAAagagaataatatatatatatatatattttttattattattatttatttttttacattaatagtGCTGGTTAATGTTGTGTGATGCCCATTAAAAGTCACTGAAGTTATTTAAGAATATATGTAGTGTGAATGTTAGTGATTGTGTGGCTTTTTCATCCTGGCATGAGGGCTAAAGTAGCTGCCACAGTCTGATTAACCACAGAGATGTTTAACACAAGTTATATAACATTGTTATCTCTTTACAGATGGTGAAActttgcatattttaaaatcaaggCAAATGGCTACAGttcttaaatattatttaataaaagctATTTTTGTCCTGCAGTATTCCTGGGAGATCTGACCATGGTCAGATTTGGTTGCAGGCCTGTACATCTGACTCAAAGCCTCATGAAAATCAAATAGTGATTTATCACAGTCTTAATTGCACTGTATTAGCCgatgctgtaaaataaataaataaattaacaaaaattgttaacaaaaaataataataatactacaaaAACAATGCCAATgtatttagatagatagatttgaaAGTGAAAACAATGAATTATCtcaaaatactgaaataatgtGCAAAAAAATAGTAGGCCTATTTAACAAGATAATACTTGTATAGTAGGCTATTGTAATACTTAAGAGTATTATCAATATATTATAGCTTATTTTAGGTATAGGCTACAAGTCAGAATCGTATATTATTCATGTGGAAATATTCATGAGattttttatgacttttttatGGCTAATTCTGTGCCGTTCCGTAACTCGTTTAATATTGTCACCGTATTGTTACGATAAAGTTCTGACAGCCAGCCACAGCCTTTTACcttaaattcaatttaaaaaaatataattaagttTAGTATAGGCCGTTCTCTTTTCGACaaatacaatgcaattaaaACCAGTTTACCACAAAAAGTCACATTTAGTTTAACACAGTGAGTCTTTGTATCGTATAAATCGACCGAAGCAAACATGTGTCCAATGAGATGTTTTCTGCCATCTACAAGCCACGAGTCTCACTCAGGCAACCATCTGCTGTTTTACCTAAATCCGGAGATTTGGCCAAGCCGCGCAAATATCTATCATTCTCTCAGAGTGCCCTCACGAGGTGTTATCCTTCATCAGCTCTGCTGAATAGACCAGTAAACACCGATCTGCTCACTAAAACCGCTGGGGTTGGGATGTTCACTCGTACTGAAACGGGCAGGTGGGAGCTGGAAGTTAGAGGAGCGAGTGCAGAGGAGCGTCAGTGCGGAGAACAGCCAACCTAAATTAAGGTTACAATTATCCTACAAGACCCTGGAGGGATGTGTCGTAGACAGAAGGAATTAATGAAGGAGCAAAGCGATTAAAAACATTCGGGTCTTGTCTCAAGACATGCTCGTCGTCTTTCTGAGCACGATGTTGGAGGACATTGTGCAGAAGTGAGGAACTGCGAACCGAGATGGACAGAGACTTGGAGAGCTATGATATCGCTGCCATGCAGATATCGTGAGGGGAAGCGGGTGAGTTCcgctttgtgttttttgttgcgATATTTTATGCAGGCTATTTTCAAAACAATGTTTGTTTGGAGTTTTTTAGGGTTACGACTAATTTGGAAGTAACTAATTTTGTCACAACCAGGCATGGATGTCAAAACATATGTTGTAGGctagatattaaaatattttttagcgaaaaaacagacaataaaGTTTATTTCGTTTATATCTTAACAATTAAGTTTGTTTATTTACGTTTTCagtttgaatgttttatgtatttacgtttgtttcttttataaacttttaaaaatatgattcaaatattttgaaatatttaaaaatatcagcTAGTTTGTAAAACTGGAATAGGAAAGCATTGATTTAaccagatagatagatagatagtttaGAGAGCAACTGATAAGGCATTGGCTAGACTCATTGACTAgcttgatagatagatagatagatagatagatagatagatagatagatagatagatatatagatatatagatatatagatagttTAGTTTAGAGAGCAACTGATAAGGCATTGGTTAGACTCATTGACTAGcttgatagacagatagatagatagatagatagatagatagatagatacatagatagatagatagatagatagtttaGAAAACTAACTGATAAGGCATTGGTTAGACTCATTGACTAGCTTGATAGACAGATAAACatatagatagattgatagattgaTGTATGAATTGAAAAGTaaatagatagatgatagacgATTTTTttggttgattcattcattttatttgattgataGACAGACTAACTGATAAAACATTGATTAGAGTCATTGactcatagatagatagatagatagatagatagatagatagatagatagatagatagttgcATTGTTTATTAAAGCCCACTTGACAGGGCCAGATCAGTCCTATGAGGCACATAACTTTGATAGCCTTTCTTTCAGGAGTCAAATATACAACTAAAAATAGTAGTCGAGACCCCAGTGGTCAGCTCGCACTGTGCGCACCAGTTGTGTTCGGCTTTCTGTCTTTGGTCGCACAGTCACTGAGGCTTTTGAGATGCCTGGCAGTCATAGATGTCTTAATTAGCACTAATCAATCTGTGCAA is drawn from Onychostoma macrolepis isolate SWU-2019 chromosome 16, ASM1243209v1, whole genome shotgun sequence and contains these coding sequences:
- the ctsk gene encoding cathepsin K — translated: MYAFGGITLLVVVWCGLAHTLENLTLDEAWESWKLTHRREYNGLDEESIRRAIWEKNMLFIEAHNKEYELGIHTYNLGMNHFGDMTLEEVAEKVMGLQMPMYRDPTNTYLPDDTVEKLPKSIDYRKMGYVTSVKNQGSCGSCWAFSSVGALEGQLKKTKGQLVDLSPQNLVDCVTDNDGCGGGYMTNAFRYVRDNQGIDSEESYPYVGTDQRCAYNSSARATTCKGYKEIPEGNERALTSAVAKVGPVSVGIDAMQSTFLYYKSGVYYDPNCNKDDVNHAVLAVGYGATPKGKKYWIVKNSWGEDWGKKGYVLMARNRNNACGIASLASYPVM